Part of the Benincasa hispida cultivar B227 chromosome 11, ASM972705v1, whole genome shotgun sequence genome, CAAGGCACAATACAACACTcataattagaatttatttttccaatctGTTTTACTCTAAGCACTCCTAATACACCACACGATAGAAAAGTGGAACAAgattttggcaccgttgccggggaattCAGCAACAAGAACTAACCAGGAATTCTGTTTGTATTTGTTGTAGGGACACTTCAATTAAGGGAAGTATTACAAGCTATGCCTAGGCTTGTGAACGTGTATGAATAAGGAGAACACTGAGTTCAGATATGACCCCGAGATTGAACGGACCTTCTGGCGTAGGAATAAATCCAACTGTCGTCGAAGGTTGAGGCAACAGTTACTTAGACAGCAAGAAAGGGAAAGAGCAATGGCGGAAGAACAACAAAAACAGCAATTAGCACACACTGCACAGAACCCAATCCAGATGGTAAACAACAACACGTGCCCTATGAGAGAGTACGCATCCCCTGTgctatatgatttctctccaggaatcatataCCCAACGCCTGATGGAACCcggtttgaaatgaaatctgTTATGCTCTAAATGCTCTAGACTGCTGCGCCATTTAGGGGTAGCGGTGGCGAAGATCCTCATGCCCATATGAAATGTTTCCTAGAAACATGCAATTCctttgtgattcctggaatTACACCAGAGGCAATCAGATTGTCCTTGTTTCCCTATTCTTTGCGAGATGACGCAAAGCATTGGGTAAGTTCATTAGAGCCTGGGGAAATCACCACATAGGAAAAGTTGGTGGAAAAGTTTACGCAAAAATACTTTCCACTAACCACCAACGCGAGGAGGCATCAAGAAATCATGAACTTTGAACAGGATGACACTGAGACTTTGAGCGCTGCATGGGAGCGTTCAGGGGCTCGGTCAAGAATTGTCCGAACCACGGACTACCTTTGACTATTCAGATGAAAACGTTTTATGGCGGACTAAACAGGGCATCACAAATGGCAGCAGATGCAGCAACAGCCGGAGGACTGATGGACAAATCCTATACTGAAGCTAAAGAAATATTAGATCGCATTGCCAAACATAACATGGAGTGGGTAGATGACACATACGATGGAAGATATGACAGACGAACACGATCTCAGAACATTAACTCTGTTGATGCCAACGCAATAGCCACGCTCTCCGCTCAAATGGCTACCATGACCAACCTTCTACAGAACTTCACACTAGGTAACGCACAAAACCAGCAGAAAGTGAATCAAATGAAAGCATTAGGACAACTCGGGGTAACCTGTGGGGGATGCGAAGATTTTCACTCATATACTGAGTGTCCTCAGAACCCTCAGTCAGTACATTTCATCAAGAATAACCCATTTTCTAATATTTATAACcctggatggagaaaccatccgaCTTTTTCTTGGACAGGAGGAAATCAACAAGAGCACCACCCAGGCGCGAGCCATCAACAAAGGAATGGACCACCATCTGTCTTTCAACAAACGAATCAACAACTCTTCAATAGAGGCGGCCACGCATCGAGTTCTGGAGAAACCTATTGAAGGAGTATATAGCCTAGAACGACGCAATGCTGAAGAACCAGGCGTCATCAATCAGAAACCTGGAACTCCAGGTGGGGTAGATTGCAAACGAGTTGAAAAGCAGGCAGCCAGACATTCTACCCAGAATACAGAGACACCTAGGAATAATAACAGGAAAGAGCAATGTCACGCAGTAACGTTGCGGAGTGGAAGAGCCCTTGCAGAAAGAAAGATGAATCCAAGAAACAATAGTCCTTCGAAAGAATGCATTACATGTACAATGGATCAGGAAGAGAGAACGCCAGAAAATACAAGCCATTTGGAAACCAGCACGTCTAACGTGGGAAAGAAGGAGGTGCTTTTGAACGCACCATTCCCCAGGcgtctgatgaagaagaatgatgaacatcAGTTCAAGCACTTTCTCGAGCTCCTAAAGCAGCTGCACATCAACATTCCATTAATAGAAGCTTTAGAGCAAATGCCAACATACGTGAAGTTTTTGAAAGACATTTTAACGAAAAAGAGAAAAGTCAGTGAGAAAGAAGTAATAGCACTTACGTAGGAATGCAATGCATTAGTAAGTAACAAGTTACCACAGAAGCAGAAAGACCCAGGTAACTTCACATTTCCTTATTCAATTGGAGGATTAGATGTGGATCATGCGTTGTGCGACCTAGGAGCAAGCATCGAGGCAAAACCTACTTCTGTCACCCTTCAACTCGCTGACAGGACAACTAAGTACCCGAAAgggaagattgaagatgttttggTAAAGGTTGATAATCTCATATTCCCAGCAGACTACGTTATTCTGGATTATGAAGCAGATAGGGAGGTTCCTATCATCCTTGGACGCCCTTTCTTGGCTACTGGGAAAGTTCTGATTGACATGCATAAAGGTGAGTTAACCATGCGCATGGCTAATGA contains:
- the LOC120090699 gene encoding uncharacterized protein LOC120090699: MNKENTEFRYDPEIERTFWRRNKSNCRRRLRQQLLRQQERERAMAEEQQKQQLAHTAQNPIQMTAAPFRGSGGEDPHAHMKCFLETCNSFVIPGITPEAIRLSLFPYSLRDDAKHWMKTFYGGLNRASQMAADAATAGGLMDKSYTEAKEILDRIAKHNMEWVDDTYDGRYDRRTRSQNINSVDANAIATLSAQMATMTNLLQNFTLGNAQNQQKVNQMKALGQLGEEINKSTTQARAINKGMDHHLSFNKRINNSSIEAATHRVLEKPIEGVYSLERRNAEEPGVINQKPGTPGGVDCKRVEKQAARHSTQNTETPRNNNRKEQCHAVTLRSGRALAERKMNPRNNSPSKECITCTMDQEERTPENTSHLETSTSNVGKKEVLLNAPFPRRLMKKNDEHQFKHFLELLKQLHINIPLIEALEQMPTYVKFLKDILTKKRKVRLDVDHALCDLGASIEAKPTSVTLQLADRTTKYPKGKIEDVLVKVDNLIFPADYVILDYEADREVPIILGRPFLATGKVLIDMHKGELTMRMANEEVTFNVLNALKFPDTDDCPLNHIELTEEETRVCEVIMLEGTLKESELPSLSERQTKPRLM